The following coding sequences are from one Oryzisolibacter sp. LB2S window:
- a CDS encoding TonB-dependent receptor has protein sequence MKKIRSSKVRSTALATHVRVTALTLALGAAWPVMAQTLVAQAATEQQLRETVVTATRVAQPLSDLVSDVSIVDRETIEASGATGVIDVIARLPGVQISRNGGQGSSGSVYLRGAESRFTAVYLDGVRLDSQSTGGVVWEQIPLSQIDRIEVVRGPAAAVYGSDAIGGVIQLFTKKGEGAPAPYVGVGLGNQGTRTVQAGVSGGSGMVDYSLGLSHERADGFSTRVGAAYNPDDDGYRRSTANAKVGLQINKTHRIEGTLLASNLNSQYDGSLTADDRNHHQLRTGGLAWLAQWSDVYKTRVQVTQSDSKYSTTPNFYMTETTLRNYLLQNEWRLGAHLFTAALERREDELHNPATAFVGDLQRDRSQNALALGYGLNQGAHALQANLRYDDDSEFGGKGTGSLSYGYAITPQWRITAAGGTSFRAPTLYQRFSEYGAPGLQPEKGRNIEIGTRWSQGASSVGLVAYRNRVTNLINFGAAGSCASAFGCYENVGRAEYKGVTLSATHRIAGVSLHGSMDWQNPRDLDSGRQLARRAKRYATLGADTMVAGWTLGAELYASARRYDNAANTNVLGGYTTVNLYTSKRLGRDVTLLARVDNLADRDYQTARTYATGGRTVYVGLKWAPR, from the coding sequence ATGAAGAAGATCCGTTCGTCCAAAGTGCGCAGCACCGCACTGGCCACCCATGTGCGCGTGACCGCGCTGACCCTGGCGCTGGGCGCCGCCTGGCCGGTCATGGCCCAGACCCTGGTGGCGCAGGCCGCCACCGAGCAGCAACTGCGCGAGACCGTGGTAACCGCCACGCGCGTGGCCCAGCCGCTGTCTGACCTGGTGTCCGACGTCTCCATCGTCGACCGCGAAACCATCGAGGCCAGCGGCGCCACCGGCGTCATCGACGTGATCGCGCGCCTGCCCGGCGTGCAGATCTCGCGCAACGGTGGCCAGGGCAGCAGCGGCAGCGTCTACCTGCGCGGAGCCGAGTCGCGCTTCACGGCCGTGTATCTCGATGGCGTGCGCCTGGACTCCCAGTCCACGGGCGGCGTGGTCTGGGAGCAGATTCCGCTGTCGCAGATCGACCGCATCGAGGTCGTGCGCGGCCCTGCGGCCGCCGTCTACGGCTCCGACGCCATTGGCGGCGTGATCCAGTTGTTTACCAAGAAGGGTGAGGGCGCCCCTGCACCGTACGTGGGCGTGGGCCTGGGCAACCAGGGCACGCGCACCGTGCAGGCCGGCGTGAGCGGCGGCAGCGGCATGGTGGACTATTCGCTCGGCCTGTCGCACGAGCGCGCCGATGGCTTCAGCACGCGCGTGGGCGCGGCCTACAACCCGGACGACGACGGCTATCGCCGCAGCACGGCCAATGCAAAGGTGGGCCTGCAGATCAACAAGACCCACCGCATCGAGGGCACATTGCTGGCCAGCAATCTCAACTCGCAGTACGACGGCAGCCTGACCGCCGACGACCGCAACCACCACCAGCTGCGCACTGGTGGCCTGGCTTGGCTGGCCCAGTGGAGCGATGTGTACAAGACGCGAGTGCAGGTCACGCAGTCGGACAGCAAGTACAGCACCACGCCCAACTTCTACATGACCGAGACCACGCTGCGCAACTACCTGCTGCAGAACGAGTGGCGCCTGGGTGCCCACCTGTTCACCGCGGCGCTGGAGCGTCGTGAGGACGAGCTGCACAACCCTGCCACGGCCTTCGTGGGAGACCTCCAACGTGACCGCTCGCAGAACGCCCTGGCTCTGGGCTATGGGCTGAACCAGGGTGCGCACGCGCTGCAGGCCAACCTGCGCTATGACGACGACAGCGAGTTCGGCGGCAAGGGCACGGGCAGCCTGTCCTATGGCTACGCGATCACGCCGCAGTGGCGCATCACGGCCGCGGGCGGCACGTCGTTCCGCGCGCCCACGCTCTACCAGCGCTTCAGCGAGTACGGTGCGCCCGGCCTGCAGCCCGAGAAGGGCCGCAACATCGAGATCGGCACGCGCTGGAGCCAGGGCGCGAGCAGCGTGGGCCTGGTGGCCTACCGCAACCGCGTGACCAACCTCATCAACTTCGGCGCCGCTGGCAGCTGCGCATCGGCCTTTGGCTGCTACGAAAACGTGGGCCGCGCCGAATACAAGGGCGTGACGCTGTCGGCCACGCACCGCATCGCCGGCGTGTCGCTGCATGGCTCCATGGACTGGCAGAACCCGCGTGACCTGGACAGCGGCAGGCAGCTCGCGCGCCGCGCCAAGCGCTACGCCACGCTGGGCGCCGACACCATGGTTGCGGGCTGGACGCTGGGCGCCGAGCTCTACGCCTCGGCACGCCGCTACGACAACGCCGCCAACACCAACGTGCTCGGCGGTTACACCACGGTCAACCTCTACACCTCCAAGCGTCTGGGCCGCGACGTGACGCTGCTCGCACGCGTGGACAACCTCGCCGACAGGGACTACCAGACCGCACGCACCTACGCCACGGGTGGGCGCACGGTTTATGTCGGTCTGAAGTGGGCGCCGCGTTAA
- a CDS encoding DUF904 domain-containing protein has translation MATPHPIDLIAQRVERLLLRHAELERTNALLAEQVATLTQERDSLKSRLGAARSRIDALLERLPENNPTKDAP, from the coding sequence ATGGCCACACCCCACCCCATCGATCTGATTGCGCAGCGCGTCGAGCGCCTGCTGCTGCGCCACGCCGAACTGGAGCGCACCAACGCCCTGCTGGCCGAGCAGGTGGCCACGCTGACCCAGGAGCGCGACTCGCTCAAATCCCGTCTCGGTGCGGCGCGCTCGAGAATCGATGCGCTGCTCGAACGCCTGCCCGAAAACAATCCGACCAAGGACGCGCCATGA
- a CDS encoding cell division protein ZapA, which produces MKQLEVQILQQSYLLACPEGQESRLLEAVERVDTAMTRIRDAGKVRARERIAVLAALNLAFEIADREAADLAAASQRPAMPEAADAADAPDSALPAEQDARVQQLLLRLDEALGEDTSPL; this is translated from the coding sequence ATGAAGCAGCTCGAGGTTCAGATCCTGCAGCAAAGCTACCTGCTGGCCTGCCCCGAGGGCCAGGAATCACGCCTGCTCGAGGCGGTGGAACGCGTGGACACGGCCATGACCCGCATTCGCGACGCCGGCAAGGTGCGCGCGCGTGAACGCATCGCCGTGCTGGCGGCCCTCAACCTGGCGTTCGAGATCGCAGACCGCGAAGCCGCCGACCTGGCCGCTGCCAGTCAAAGGCCTGCAATGCCCGAGGCGGCCGACGCTGCCGATGCCCCCGACTCGGCATTGCCGGCTGAACAGGACGCGCGCGTGCAACAGCTGCTTCTGCGCCTCGACGAGGCTCTCGGCGAAGACACCAGCCCGCTGTAA
- a CDS encoding EAL domain-containing protein — MSNAGGQPFEAIWNGLSLAAWLVDATTLQILQANDAAGQLVGRRSADMRGMLVLELAATPEDQIFWSQSGADIAAGIHSHSWVRNLRSGALVPVDRRVIAIDAPASPHATQCLLVTMQDRSEQEASRLELEALLSELRATLDSSVDGVLTCDLQGHLRAFNQRLAQIWQLPHELLLKRDDAAIWAYMQSQALDSEFFRARLAAIAHEPACETADVLRLRNGTIVEQRSRPQLVQGRPAGRVYAYRDITAQHMAEADLRLAARVFESSLDAIFIADKHGVITRINAACAQLLGASAEHAVGQPVTSLFASAQRQSDLLPEVHRAWLHQGHWGGELPLRRGDGLHCSVHLSWVALRDDDGGTQQSIGFMRDLTQQLAAKQRIEELAYSDTLTGLPNGRLLSKRVGAAIEASRASGDGFAILFLDLDRFKIVNDSLGHAFGDRVLKLVSERLLHCLRQSDMLCRLGGDEFVIYLHGADTEVAEAVARRMIDEMQSPFVLDGMAFSIQCSIGLSMFPQDGDSLDELIKQADTAMYQVKERGRGSYGFYRPQMNANLLSRMKMEHAMRQALGQGHMTVHFQPQVDMNAGTIVGVEALARWTDPELGVVSPGVFIPLAEESGFIVTLGAWVMEQAIKEAAYWHDRGTSLLMSVNVSALEFRQVGFVERVATLLSRYGLPAQQLELELTESVLLHDAKEMEQVLAALTGMGLRLAIDDFGTGYSSLAYLKKLAIHRLKIDRTFVCGLPADEGDCAIVQAVVSMGRALGIEVVAEGVETQAQRQLLQDMGCEHYQGYLCAPALPAAELRSRAAEFSKLPAKPKRPVVRPVCRSRATKH; from the coding sequence GTGAGTAACGCAGGTGGGCAGCCATTCGAGGCCATCTGGAATGGGCTGAGTCTTGCCGCCTGGTTGGTGGATGCGACGACGCTTCAGATCCTGCAGGCGAACGATGCCGCGGGGCAGTTGGTGGGCAGACGCAGTGCCGACATGCGAGGCATGCTCGTTCTTGAGCTGGCGGCCACCCCGGAGGATCAGATTTTCTGGAGCCAGTCAGGTGCGGACATTGCGGCGGGCATCCATTCGCACAGCTGGGTGCGCAATCTGCGCAGCGGGGCGCTGGTGCCGGTGGATCGTCGCGTCATCGCCATTGACGCACCCGCCTCACCGCATGCCACCCAGTGCCTGCTGGTGACCATGCAGGATCGGTCGGAGCAGGAAGCGTCGCGCCTGGAACTGGAGGCATTGCTTTCCGAGTTGCGCGCTACGCTCGATTCGTCGGTCGATGGCGTGCTGACCTGCGACCTGCAGGGGCACCTGCGGGCCTTCAATCAGCGCCTGGCACAGATATGGCAGCTGCCACACGAATTGCTGTTGAAGCGCGATGACGCTGCGATTTGGGCGTACATGCAAAGCCAGGCGCTGGATTCGGAGTTCTTCCGTGCGCGACTGGCAGCGATTGCGCACGAACCCGCTTGCGAGACGGCAGATGTTCTGCGATTGCGCAACGGCACCATCGTGGAGCAGCGCTCCAGGCCGCAACTTGTCCAGGGGCGTCCCGCAGGTCGTGTGTATGCCTATCGCGACATCACTGCGCAGCACATGGCTGAAGCCGATCTGAGGCTGGCAGCGAGGGTGTTCGAGTCGAGCCTGGACGCCATCTTCATCGCGGACAAGCATGGTGTGATCACACGCATCAATGCCGCATGTGCTCAACTGCTGGGGGCGTCGGCGGAGCATGCGGTGGGACAGCCTGTGACCAGTCTCTTTGCATCGGCGCAACGTCAGAGCGACCTCCTGCCCGAGGTGCATCGCGCGTGGTTGCATCAAGGTCATTGGGGAGGGGAGCTGCCCCTGCGCCGGGGTGATGGCCTCCATTGCAGCGTGCACCTGTCCTGGGTGGCTCTTAGAGATGACGACGGAGGCACGCAGCAAAGCATAGGCTTCATGCGTGACCTGACGCAGCAACTGGCAGCCAAGCAGCGCATAGAGGAGCTTGCGTACAGCGACACACTCACCGGCCTGCCCAATGGACGGCTCTTGTCCAAGAGGGTCGGCGCCGCCATCGAGGCCTCGCGCGCCAGCGGTGACGGATTCGCAATTCTTTTTCTGGATCTCGATCGCTTCAAGATCGTCAATGACTCGCTGGGACACGCCTTCGGCGACCGCGTGCTCAAACTGGTGTCCGAGCGCCTTCTGCATTGCTTGCGTCAATCGGACATGCTGTGCCGCCTCGGTGGCGATGAGTTCGTGATCTACCTGCACGGTGCCGATACGGAGGTTGCCGAGGCGGTGGCGCGGCGCATGATCGATGAAATGCAGTCACCCTTTGTGCTCGATGGGATGGCGTTCTCCATTCAATGCAGCATTGGCCTGTCCATGTTCCCGCAGGACGGTGACTCGCTCGATGAGCTCATCAAGCAGGCCGATACTGCCATGTATCAGGTCAAGGAACGTGGGCGCGGCAGCTACGGTTTCTATCGGCCACAGATGAATGCCAATCTGCTGTCGCGCATGAAGATGGAGCATGCCATGCGCCAGGCGCTGGGGCAGGGGCATATGACGGTGCATTTCCAGCCTCAGGTGGACATGAACGCCGGAACCATTGTTGGTGTGGAGGCGTTGGCCCGGTGGACGGATCCGGAATTGGGTGTCGTATCGCCGGGCGTGTTCATCCCGCTCGCGGAGGAGTCCGGCTTCATTGTCACTCTGGGCGCCTGGGTGATGGAGCAGGCGATCAAGGAGGCGGCCTACTGGCATGACCGCGGCACCTCGCTGCTGATGTCCGTGAATGTCTCCGCGCTGGAGTTCCGGCAGGTCGGTTTTGTGGAGCGCGTTGCGACATTGCTCAGTCGATATGGCTTGCCGGCGCAGCAGCTGGAATTGGAACTCACCGAAAGCGTACTGCTGCACGATGCAAAGGAGATGGAGCAGGTGCTTGCGGCATTGACCGGCATGGGACTCCGCCTTGCCATCGACGATTTTGGTACGGGCTATTCCAGCCTGGCCTATCTGAAGAAGCTGGCCATTCACAGGCTCAAGATCGACAGAACCTTCGTATGCGGCCTGCCGGCCGACGAAGGCGACTGTGCCATTGTCCAGGCCGTTGTCAGCATGGGCCGCGCCCTCGGAATCGAGGTGGTTGCCGAGGGAGTGGAAACACAGGCGCAGCGCCAGTTGCTGCAGGACATGGGGTGTGAGCACTACCAGGGCTACCTGTGCGCGCCGGCCTTGCCGGCCGCTGAACTGCGCAGCCGCGCGGCGGAATTCTCCAAGCTGCCTGCGAAGCCCAAGCGCCCGGTCGTGAGGCCCGTTTGCCGGTCGCGTGCAACCAAGCATTGA
- a CDS encoding HD domain-containing phosphohydrolase codes for MRFGICAHTENRATVSQSILISVDALRVGMYIQLEGGWINHPFPMSSFRISSPKQIHVLRKIGMKTVRYLPAKSLVTTSALDRFARSSPAPLEYIVDKASTIAQPSEAADEDLIRQYLATQERCQQRFVDSAGAYCAIAVDVREAPQQARMQAEALIDVCVNDLLTQGPCAVHLLAGAVDRHSAAHVVNVMVLALLLGQALGLKAPELHGLGISALLHDLGKVELPEHIAEPGAMLSPDDMHRYREHVGLSVALGQRMGLPSDVLIAIAQHHEMADGSGFPLHLIADDMSLWGQILALVNRYDRLCNPLHGEPAMTPHEAVASLYALRRECFDVAVLAAFVRMMGVYPPGTLVQLVDDSFALVVNADPSHPLRPNVISYRADSAHGEVQLLRLAHRPDLGILRSVKPAQLPREVLDHLLPQPRICYYFERAQDSVERGRRRE; via the coding sequence ATGCGGTTTGGCATCTGCGCACACACCGAGAACCGTGCAACAGTGAGTCAGTCAATCCTTATCAGTGTCGATGCGCTACGGGTGGGCATGTACATCCAGCTCGAGGGAGGGTGGATCAACCATCCCTTTCCGATGAGCAGCTTCAGGATCTCGTCGCCGAAGCAGATACATGTACTCCGAAAGATTGGCATGAAGACCGTGCGCTATCTTCCGGCCAAAAGCCTCGTCACCACATCCGCCCTGGATCGGTTCGCACGAAGCAGTCCCGCGCCGCTGGAGTACATCGTTGACAAGGCCAGCACGATTGCGCAGCCTTCCGAAGCGGCGGATGAAGACCTGATACGCCAGTACCTGGCAACGCAGGAACGCTGTCAGCAACGCTTCGTGGACTCTGCGGGCGCGTATTGCGCTATCGCTGTCGATGTACGTGAGGCGCCGCAGCAGGCGCGCATGCAAGCCGAGGCTCTGATTGACGTTTGTGTCAACGATCTTCTGACGCAGGGCCCATGTGCCGTGCACCTGTTGGCCGGCGCGGTCGACCGGCACTCTGCCGCTCACGTGGTCAACGTCATGGTTCTGGCTCTGCTGCTCGGGCAAGCACTGGGTCTCAAGGCACCGGAACTCCATGGTTTGGGGATTTCGGCCTTGCTTCATGACCTGGGCAAGGTGGAGTTGCCTGAACATATCGCCGAGCCGGGCGCAATGCTCAGCCCCGACGACATGCACCGGTATCGCGAACATGTAGGACTGTCCGTGGCGCTCGGCCAGCGAATGGGGCTTCCGAGTGATGTGCTCATTGCCATTGCGCAGCATCATGAAATGGCTGACGGCAGTGGATTTCCATTGCACCTGATTGCGGACGACATGAGCCTCTGGGGGCAGATCCTGGCCCTGGTCAATCGCTATGACCGCCTGTGCAATCCGTTGCACGGAGAGCCGGCCATGACGCCACATGAGGCCGTGGCCAGTCTCTACGCGTTGCGGCGAGAATGCTTTGATGTCGCAGTGCTGGCCGCGTTCGTGCGCATGATGGGTGTGTACCCGCCTGGAACACTGGTGCAGCTTGTCGATGACAGCTTTGCACTGGTGGTGAACGCAGATCCCAGCCATCCACTGCGTCCCAACGTCATTTCGTATCGGGCCGATTCCGCGCATGGAGAGGTTCAGTTGCTGAGACTCGCACATCGCCCGGACCTTGGGATCTTGCGCAGCGTGAAACCGGCGCAGCTGCCGCGTGAGGTGCTGGACCATTTGCTGCCGCAGCCGCGCATTTGCTACTACTTCGAGCGTGCGCAGGATTCGGTGGAGCGGGGGAGGCGTCGTGAGTAA
- a CDS encoding sulfite exporter TauE/SafE family protein, producing the protein MLLALASTAFLMGVTGGPHCLVMCAAPCAALTCGGVVAGKGHSQATRPTPRGATFRRMAGFHMGRLAGYGAAGAAVALAMDRLAWLSQSSAALRPVWTLFHVLVLGWGLLMMLQARQPAWLENAGRSVWVRVRALALRPGGLFTIGMAWALLPCGLLYTALLTAALSGSVARGALCMVLFGVGSAIWLIAGPLAWQRARARMQRIVSSMATRLAGLVLFAMGSIALWMDVVHGQPAPWCLP; encoded by the coding sequence ATGCTATTGGCTCTGGCCTCGACGGCTTTCTTGATGGGGGTGACAGGTGGGCCGCACTGCCTTGTCATGTGTGCTGCACCTTGCGCGGCATTGACATGCGGCGGTGTCGTCGCAGGCAAAGGGCATTCGCAGGCAACGAGGCCAACACCGCGCGGCGCCACGTTTCGACGCATGGCAGGCTTTCACATGGGGCGACTTGCGGGTTACGGCGCAGCAGGTGCTGCGGTAGCCCTTGCGATGGACCGATTGGCGTGGTTGAGTCAGAGTAGCGCAGCCCTGCGCCCCGTGTGGACATTGTTTCACGTGCTGGTTCTGGGCTGGGGGCTGCTGATGATGCTTCAGGCAAGGCAGCCCGCCTGGCTGGAGAATGCTGGTCGTTCGGTGTGGGTACGCGTGCGTGCGCTCGCGTTGCGTCCGGGGGGGCTCTTTACCATCGGCATGGCCTGGGCACTGCTGCCTTGTGGTCTGCTGTATACCGCCTTGCTGACCGCCGCACTCAGCGGTAGCGTGGCGCGCGGGGCATTGTGCATGGTGCTCTTTGGTGTCGGAAGTGCCATATGGTTGATTGCCGGCCCCTTGGCATGGCAGCGGGCGAGAGCGCGCATGCAGCGCATCGTCAGTTCCATGGCGACCAGGCTGGCTGGGCTGGTGCTCTTTGCTATGGGGAGCATTGCATTGTGGATGGACGTGGTGCACGGTCAGCCCGCACCCTGGTGTTTGCCTTGA
- the hemN gene encoding oxygen-independent coproporphyrinogen III oxidase: protein MTVVTTELLRRFDVPGPRYTSYPTADRFVEAFGEKEYILALAQRRVGSVAKAMPLSLYVHIPFCESLCYYCACNKIITKHPERAEVYLRYLSREIDLHTAHCGIGQHVSQLHFGGGTPTFLSDDGLRELMGMLKRSFVFVPGGEYSIEVDPRTVDEQRLALLAELGFNRLSFGVQDFDPEVQKAVHRIQPAGKVFGLVESARKLGFESVNVDLIYGLPRQTPESFDRTLEQVAQLRPDRIALYAYAHLPERFKAQRRIITSELPMASAKVSMLARSIDAFMNAGYVYVGMDHFALPDDALAVAKRQGRLHRNFQGYSTQPDCDLIGLGVSAIGRVGATYSQNAKTLDEYYDAINHGHLPVVRGLALTKDDLVRRAAIMALMCQGELLFEPFEQSWLIDFRRYFEAELRQLEEMEQQGLVVVSPEGVTVTTMGWFFVRGVAMVFDKYLQADRNRARFSRII, encoded by the coding sequence ATGACTGTCGTTACAACTGAGCTTCTGCGTCGCTTTGACGTTCCGGGGCCGCGTTACACCTCCTATCCCACTGCAGATCGCTTTGTGGAGGCATTTGGAGAGAAAGAGTACATCCTTGCACTGGCACAGCGCCGTGTCGGGTCCGTGGCCAAGGCCATGCCGCTGTCCCTGTATGTACACATCCCGTTTTGCGAGTCCCTTTGCTACTACTGTGCATGTAACAAAATCATCACCAAGCATCCCGAGCGTGCCGAGGTGTACCTACGGTACTTGAGCCGTGAGATCGATTTGCATACCGCGCACTGCGGCATCGGCCAACATGTGAGCCAGCTGCATTTTGGAGGTGGAACGCCGACGTTCCTGTCCGACGATGGTTTGCGGGAATTGATGGGCATGCTCAAGCGGAGCTTCGTGTTCGTGCCTGGGGGGGAGTACTCCATCGAAGTGGATCCCCGTACGGTGGATGAGCAGCGACTGGCACTCCTGGCGGAACTGGGCTTCAACAGACTCAGCTTCGGCGTGCAGGACTTTGATCCCGAAGTGCAGAAGGCTGTGCATCGGATACAGCCTGCCGGGAAGGTGTTTGGTCTGGTCGAGAGTGCGCGCAAGCTGGGCTTTGAATCAGTCAACGTGGACTTGATCTACGGCTTGCCCAGGCAAACGCCCGAGTCATTCGACCGTACCTTGGAGCAGGTCGCCCAACTGCGTCCTGATCGCATTGCGCTCTATGCCTATGCCCATCTGCCTGAACGCTTCAAGGCGCAGCGACGGATCATCACTTCAGAACTGCCGATGGCATCCGCCAAGGTGTCCATGTTGGCGCGCTCCATAGATGCGTTCATGAACGCCGGTTACGTCTATGTGGGCATGGACCATTTCGCGTTGCCCGACGATGCGCTCGCTGTGGCCAAGCGTCAGGGGCGGTTGCATCGCAACTTCCAAGGCTACAGCACGCAGCCCGATTGCGATCTGATCGGCCTTGGTGTGTCGGCCATTGGTCGGGTGGGCGCAACCTACAGTCAGAACGCGAAGACGCTTGATGAGTATTACGACGCAATCAACCATGGCCACCTGCCGGTCGTGCGTGGCCTGGCGTTGACCAAGGATGATCTGGTGCGGCGCGCGGCCATCATGGCCCTCATGTGTCAGGGGGAGTTGCTTTTCGAGCCGTTTGAACAGTCTTGGCTCATTGATTTCCGGCGCTATTTTGAGGCCGAGCTGCGACAACTCGAGGAGATGGAGCAGCAGGGACTTGTTGTCGTTTCGCCTGAGGGCGTCACTGTCACCACGATGGGCTGGTTCTTCGTGCGGGGTGTCGCAATGGTGTTCGACAAGTATTTGCAGGCAGATCGGAACCGAGCGCGGTTTTCACGCATCATCTGA
- the fnr gene encoding fumarate/nitrate reduction transcriptional regulator Fnr — protein MNRISMHTPQSIKVACSNCNLRELCMPVGLDEQQLKRIDDIVAVRRKVKRGGTLFRNGEPFTSLFAIRTGFFKTCVATEDGRDQVTGFQMAGEIIGLDGIVNDRHTCDAVALEDAEVCVMPFERIEELSREFTALQTHVHKIMSREIVREHGVMLLLGSMRAEERLAAFLLNLVQRLHARGFSQSELVLRMTREEIGSYLGLKLETVSRTFSKFVEDGIVEVKQRHVRIVNTEALKRIVNNQQSGH, from the coding sequence ATGAACCGGATATCCATGCACACTCCTCAGTCCATCAAAGTAGCCTGCTCGAACTGCAACTTGCGCGAGTTGTGCATGCCTGTAGGGCTGGACGAGCAGCAGCTCAAGCGCATCGACGATATCGTCGCGGTGCGCCGCAAGGTCAAACGCGGGGGCACGCTCTTTCGCAATGGCGAGCCCTTCACGTCTCTCTTTGCCATACGCACCGGATTCTTCAAGACCTGCGTGGCCACCGAGGACGGACGCGACCAAGTCACCGGCTTTCAGATGGCAGGTGAGATCATAGGCCTCGACGGAATCGTCAACGATCGACACACCTGCGATGCCGTGGCCCTCGAAGATGCCGAGGTTTGCGTGATGCCATTTGAACGCATCGAGGAGCTGTCGCGCGAATTCACCGCATTGCAGACCCATGTCCACAAGATCATGAGCCGGGAGATTGTGCGGGAACATGGCGTCATGCTTCTGCTCGGAAGCATGCGTGCGGAAGAACGGCTTGCAGCCTTTCTGCTGAACCTGGTGCAGCGTCTTCACGCGCGGGGATTCTCACAGTCGGAACTGGTGCTGCGCATGACCCGCGAGGAGATTGGAAGTTACCTGGGCCTCAAGCTGGAGACGGTGAGCCGCACCTTCTCCAAGTTCGTCGAAGACGGAATTGTCGAAGTCAAGCAACGTCACGTTCGCATTGTGAATACAGAAGCCTTGAAGCGAATCGTGAACAATCAGCAGTCTGGGCACTAG
- a CDS encoding FixH family protein, with translation MTTTTPETNLSAKQPWWRYGHVWLIIAGPVIVVIAGFVTLWLALAQPDPLLSEDYYQRGLNINETLKSQDASMTPAIKGRNHAATPAEDQPR, from the coding sequence ATGACCACAACTACACCAGAGACCAATCTGTCGGCAAAGCAGCCATGGTGGAGATATGGCCATGTCTGGTTGATCATCGCCGGGCCAGTAATTGTGGTAATTGCAGGCTTCGTGACGCTTTGGCTTGCACTTGCTCAGCCTGACCCACTATTGTCTGAAGACTATTATCAAAGAGGTCTGAATATCAACGAGACCCTGAAGAGCCAGGACGCAAGCATGACACCTGCCATCAAGGGTAGAAATCATGCGGCTACGCCGGCGGAAGACCAGCCTCGCTGA